In one window of Chryseobacterium phocaeense DNA:
- a CDS encoding T9SS type A sorting domain-containing protein yields MKKFYAGACTLCTLLGLSAQEVLWQKDIKSSTQDFLSQVITTIDQQYLITGSSIQTGSLLEPQGTGKQNNGYDFHLVKLNQQGEQVWEKYFSGQNHDYLSASVASQEGGFLIAGTSYSGKGLDKKEDSKGGSDIWLIRLNEFGDELWQKTLGSASDEEARSVIQTTDFGFFVAGNVQNSAKGYGSKDVLIVKLDKDGKIVSESVFGGKGLDEVEKIIPTRDGGALLGIYSRSNAVQSKMSNVQSTGSANTPDTRHFISVQKSSDNFGEGDYWIVKLDKSGKVEWEKNFGGKGDDHLRTLALTSAGYLIAGESRSERSGNKSVGIEEGTDLWLISLNERGEEIWQKSYNFGNRDILMGTSVLHSADDKTSKGILLGGYTQAEARIEAEDETFWMLYLDQEGNEQWRKHVKGESRKREERLSDIKLNRDGSIILAGTSAEELGKENWKIVKLGDSQINKLIEKQDIKIYPNPVSEYAYVEIGFEFKEADILLYDMGGRQLQSLKTKNKVTKINTQNLVQGAYLVTIKTDNNKTANAKLIKK; encoded by the coding sequence ATGAAGAAATTCTACGCTGGTGCATGTACTTTATGCACGCTTCTGGGGCTGTCTGCCCAGGAAGTATTATGGCAGAAAGATATCAAATCTTCTACCCAGGATTTTTTAAGCCAGGTAATCACAACTATTGATCAACAGTATCTGATAACCGGAAGTTCTATTCAGACAGGTTCCCTTCTAGAGCCTCAGGGAACAGGAAAGCAGAATAATGGTTACGATTTTCATTTAGTCAAACTCAATCAACAGGGTGAGCAGGTCTGGGAAAAATATTTCTCTGGACAAAATCACGATTATCTTTCTGCTTCCGTTGCTAGCCAGGAAGGGGGATTCCTGATTGCAGGAACTTCTTATTCCGGGAAAGGTTTGGATAAAAAAGAAGATTCCAAAGGTGGATCAGATATCTGGCTGATCCGGCTTAATGAATTTGGAGATGAATTATGGCAGAAAACTTTAGGATCAGCATCTGATGAGGAAGCAAGATCGGTTATCCAAACTACAGATTTTGGATTTTTTGTCGCCGGGAATGTTCAGAATTCAGCTAAAGGCTATGGATCAAAAGATGTTTTGATTGTAAAGCTTGATAAAGATGGCAAAATTGTGTCAGAATCCGTATTTGGAGGAAAAGGACTTGATGAAGTTGAAAAAATAATTCCAACCAGAGATGGCGGTGCTTTATTGGGGATCTATTCCAGAAGTAATGCTGTACAAAGTAAAATGTCTAATGTACAAAGTACAGGCAGCGCCAATACACCCGACACCCGACATTTTATTTCTGTACAAAAATCTTCAGATAACTTCGGTGAAGGCGATTACTGGATTGTAAAACTTGATAAATCCGGAAAGGTAGAATGGGAAAAGAACTTTGGAGGAAAAGGAGATGATCATCTGAGAACACTGGCTTTAACATCAGCAGGATATTTAATCGCTGGAGAATCCAGATCCGAACGATCAGGGAATAAATCGGTTGGAATTGAAGAGGGAACGGACCTGTGGCTGATTTCCTTAAATGAAAGAGGTGAAGAGATCTGGCAGAAATCTTACAATTTTGGGAACAGGGACATCCTGATGGGAACAAGCGTACTTCATTCAGCAGATGATAAAACTTCTAAAGGGATTTTGTTAGGTGGATATACGCAGGCTGAAGCAAGGATTGAGGCAGAGGATGAAACCTTCTGGATGCTGTATCTGGATCAGGAGGGTAATGAGCAGTGGAGAAAACATGTGAAAGGAGAATCCAGAAAAAGAGAAGAGAGACTTTCAGATATTAAGCTGAACAGGGATGGCTCAATTATCCTTGCAGGAACCAGTGCAGAGGAATTAGGAAAAGAAAACTGGAAAATTGTGAAACTGGGAGACAGCCAGATTAACAAACTAATTGAAAAACAGGATATTAAAATCTACCCGAATCCGGTTTCTGAATATGCTTATGTGGAAATAGGTTTCGAATTCAAAGAGGCTGATATTTTATTGTATGATATGGGTGGAAGACAGCTTCAGAGTTTGAAAACTAAGAATAAGGTGACGAAAATAAATACCCAGAATTTAGTCCAGGGTGCTTATCTGGTGACCATAAAGACGGATAATAATAAAACGGCGAATGCTAAACTAATCAAGAAATAA
- a CDS encoding alpha/beta fold hydrolase: MNYFRNAAVAMMLSAVSAVLFAQVKPLDATLSQYQYPYEVHYIDLKSQNNDLKMAYMDVKPQKPNGKTIMLLHGKNFNGAYWGKTAKDLSEKGFRVIIPDQIGFGKSSKPQSYQFSFSQLAENTKTILDQLQIDKAIVLGHSMGGMVATRFTLQYPEKVQKLILENPIGLEDYKTFATYQTIDQAYQSELKNTAETYKNYQLKFYYDNQWKEEYQPWLDLIAGWTLHKDYPQVAWDAALTTDMIYNQPVCYEFKNIKVPTLLIIGTRDRTAIGKDRAPKELQPKMGQYQELGKKTQREIPGSKLVELENVGHLPHIEVYPNFFTALYDFIK, encoded by the coding sequence ATGAATTATTTCAGAAATGCCGCCGTCGCAATGATGTTGTCTGCCGTGTCTGCTGTCCTGTTTGCACAGGTAAAACCGTTGGATGCCACATTGTCCCAATATCAATATCCCTACGAAGTACATTATATAGATCTTAAATCTCAGAATAATGATCTTAAAATGGCTTATATGGATGTAAAGCCACAAAAACCCAACGGAAAAACCATCATGCTTCTCCACGGAAAGAATTTTAACGGAGCCTATTGGGGAAAGACGGCAAAAGACCTTTCAGAAAAGGGTTTCAGGGTAATTATTCCGGATCAGATCGGGTTTGGAAAATCTTCAAAACCCCAAAGCTATCAGTTTTCTTTTTCCCAGCTGGCCGAAAATACAAAAACGATCTTAGACCAGCTTCAAATTGATAAAGCAATTGTGCTGGGTCATTCTATGGGTGGGATGGTAGCCACAAGGTTTACGCTTCAGTATCCTGAAAAAGTTCAGAAACTGATCCTTGAAAATCCTATCGGCCTGGAAGATTATAAAACTTTTGCAACGTATCAGACCATAGATCAGGCTTATCAATCAGAATTGAAGAATACCGCAGAAACCTATAAAAATTATCAGCTTAAGTTTTATTATGATAACCAATGGAAAGAGGAGTATCAGCCATGGCTGGATCTTATTGCCGGCTGGACACTTCACAAAGATTATCCGCAGGTGGCATGGGATGCAGCTTTAACCACGGATATGATCTATAACCAACCGGTCTGCTATGAGTTTAAAAATATCAAAGTACCGACACTGCTCATCATTGGGACCAGGGATAGAACAGCCATAGGGAAGGACCGGGCTCCAAAAGAGCTCCAGCCGAAAATGGGGCAGTACCAGGAACTGGGTAAAAAGACGCAGCGTGAGATTCCCGGATCAAAACTCGTTGAGCTTGAGAATGTGGGCCATCTTCCCCATATTGAAGTATATCCGAACTTCTTTACGGCTTTGTATGATTTTATTAAGTAA
- a CDS encoding SpvB/TcaC N-terminal domain-containing protein: MKKRILFFTAILLLAVSNFYGQSNRPILTPPTPEVASLGRFIDQPMSLSRGIPDISIPIYNLKVSTELSYPINLKYHAGGIQVTEMASKVGLGWNMQETGMITRTVKDFPDEIAGVGYMYTPKTIPVVKLMVEDANSNLASLKETFDTEPDEYVVTVNGLYLKFYYDRENEKFVQAPLSKTKIEPQFINSKIVSWTITDTNGIKYFFGNNGAVEISNYTQSIVVTSSSSQSGTMPEHIASWYLTKIEDTKSNKVEFQYKESEVYNLYNKVDESFIRDFMNGNGNGLNVPFKRSYTYTQIRGKSLEKIKTNNTEILFTDDVLFRKDITKSKALKEIKIIESNKDLKKIIFDYDYFTANNTQPYDSYSYFPEDKYRLKLTAVNIYEGIQATPQKYSFEYNTTDLPNRYSYSQDAWGFYNGKNNTELIPRLSTVPITGVNSFIGSANRTVSVDNAKAGILTKIKYPTGGFTTYDYESNTVSQVVNLTYPYNFSETITKNFWLEAETIITPENVSVLDKPEYRSRLSVKRPSGEITLNINVEGCTSQLNNSNCQYQIKIVGVNNSYYATMTQSQLVIQLPEGEYDVVATKSTGTPSEMFGFVVTAYWNEFLEDSALGQSNQIVGGLRVKKVNFYDSNNQLSFSNQYEYTEKNSENRAMSSGRLLDYPIFVDKQYYELDNSFRVSSNSIFPLSNLGVHSVIYTNVIESRIDTNGSTLGKTEYSYSFDNKSDNAFYNQFGTLKRDRTSFVFSWRNGLLLSKKSYDNQGIILRQEINDYSSKNKIILNNFGAFFDYRMSTLPTQHGESVPFYRYQFYPLVTDTYNMDKSEITDYYNGKEVKKSIEYFYNNASHYQLTKQKNTFSDGTVNETIYDYAHEKNNQLMISNNMIGFPLKTTTNQIIGSATKTVSKTETIYPETTAEITNNSGGLILPKSVLSFDLQNPNISSTEITYDKYDSKGNLQQYTSKDGLSTTIIWGYSNTQPIAKIEGAKLSDISQTLIDSIVNASANDAQVGTDVSEQSMISALDLFRNNSALSGYQITTYSYDPLIGVKSITPPSGIREVYTYDTANRLEKVIDVNGKVLKEYKYNYKN; the protein is encoded by the coding sequence ATGAAAAAAAGAATATTATTTTTTACTGCAATACTATTGTTAGCAGTAAGTAATTTTTACGGACAGAGTAATCGACCTATTCTAACACCACCAACCCCGGAAGTAGCTTCCCTGGGCAGATTTATAGATCAGCCTATGTCCTTGAGCAGAGGAATTCCGGATATTTCGATCCCAATTTATAATTTAAAGGTCAGTACTGAGTTGTCATATCCTATTAATTTAAAATATCATGCAGGTGGAATTCAGGTAACCGAAATGGCAAGCAAAGTGGGACTTGGCTGGAATATGCAAGAAACAGGAATGATTACACGTACTGTAAAAGATTTTCCTGATGAGATAGCTGGAGTTGGATATATGTATACTCCTAAAACTATTCCGGTAGTTAAATTAATGGTTGAAGATGCAAACAGTAACCTTGCATCGTTAAAAGAGACATTTGACACCGAGCCTGATGAATATGTTGTAACAGTTAATGGTTTATACCTGAAATTTTATTATGATCGGGAAAATGAAAAATTTGTACAGGCTCCATTAAGCAAAACGAAAATTGAACCTCAATTTATTAATAGTAAAATTGTTTCCTGGACCATAACAGATACCAATGGTATCAAATATTTTTTTGGAAATAATGGCGCAGTAGAAATTTCAAATTACACACAGTCAATTGTCGTTACAAGCAGCTCATCACAATCAGGGACTATGCCGGAGCATATAGCTTCATGGTATTTAACAAAAATTGAAGATACAAAATCTAATAAAGTCGAATTTCAGTATAAAGAAAGCGAAGTATATAATTTATATAACAAGGTGGATGAATCTTTTATCAGAGATTTCATGAATGGGAACGGGAATGGTTTAAATGTACCGTTTAAAAGATCATATACCTATACCCAAATAAGGGGAAAGAGTTTAGAAAAAATAAAAACAAATAATACTGAAATCTTATTTACAGATGATGTATTGTTCAGAAAAGATATTACAAAAAGTAAAGCTCTAAAAGAAATAAAGATTATCGAATCAAATAAAGATCTCAAAAAAATAATTTTCGATTATGATTATTTTACAGCAAATAATACTCAGCCCTATGATTCATATTCCTATTTTCCCGAAGATAAATATCGTTTGAAACTCACTGCAGTAAACATTTATGAAGGTATTCAGGCTACTCCTCAGAAATATAGTTTTGAGTATAATACAACTGATTTACCAAATCGGTATAGCTATTCTCAGGATGCATGGGGCTTTTATAATGGAAAAAATAATACTGAACTCATCCCCAGATTAAGTACAGTGCCAATAACCGGCGTAAATTCATTTATTGGTTCAGCCAACAGAACTGTTTCCGTTGATAATGCCAAAGCTGGTATCTTGACAAAAATTAAATACCCCACAGGAGGATTTACTACATATGATTATGAATCAAATACTGTGTCTCAAGTTGTAAATCTCACTTATCCCTATAATTTTTCCGAAACGATCACAAAAAACTTTTGGCTGGAAGCTGAGACTATAATTACTCCGGAAAATGTGTCTGTCCTAGATAAGCCTGAGTATAGAAGCAGACTATCGGTTAAACGTCCGTCAGGAGAAATAACATTAAATATCAATGTTGAAGGCTGTACAAGTCAACTTAATAATAGTAATTGTCAATATCAGATTAAAATTGTAGGTGTCAATAATTCATATTATGCAACGATGACACAATCTCAATTGGTAATACAGCTGCCTGAAGGAGAATATGATGTTGTGGCTACAAAAAGTACAGGTACGCCAAGTGAAATGTTTGGCTTTGTTGTCACAGCATATTGGAACGAATTTTTGGAAGATTCCGCATTAGGGCAGTCAAATCAGATTGTCGGTGGATTAAGGGTGAAAAAAGTAAATTTTTATGACTCAAACAATCAACTTTCATTTTCAAATCAGTATGAATATACGGAAAAAAATTCTGAAAACAGAGCTATGTCCAGCGGGAGGCTTTTAGATTATCCAATATTTGTTGATAAACAGTATTATGAGCTCGATAATTCATTTAGAGTTTCAAGTAATTCTATTTTTCCTTTATCGAATCTTGGTGTTCATTCGGTTATTTACACAAACGTTATAGAAAGCAGGATAGATACAAATGGTTCTACTTTGGGAAAAACGGAATATAGTTATTCGTTTGATAATAAATCAGATAACGCTTTTTATAATCAATTCGGAACATTGAAAAGGGATAGAACAAGTTTTGTTTTTAGCTGGAGAAATGGACTGCTTCTTTCCAAGAAAAGCTATGATAATCAGGGAATAATACTTAGACAAGAAATTAATGATTATTCTTCCAAAAACAAAATCATATTAAATAATTTCGGAGCTTTTTTTGATTATAGAATGTCAACTTTACCGACACAACATGGTGAATCTGTCCCCTTCTATCGTTATCAGTTTTATCCTTTAGTTACCGATACATACAATATGGATAAATCAGAAATTACGGATTATTATAATGGTAAAGAAGTAAAAAAAAGTATAGAATATTTTTACAATAATGCTTCGCATTATCAGTTAACAAAACAGAAGAATACTTTTTCTGACGGTACAGTTAATGAAACCATCTACGACTATGCTCATGAAAAAAATAACCAGCTGATGATCAGTAATAATATGATTGGATTTCCTTTGAAAACTACAACAAACCAGATTATAGGAAGTGCAACAAAAACAGTTTCGAAAACGGAAACTATTTATCCAGAAACTACCGCAGAAATTACCAATAACAGTGGAGGCTTAATACTTCCAAAATCAGTATTATCATTTGATCTTCAAAATCCAAATATTAGTTCCACTGAAATCACGTATGATAAATATGATTCCAAAGGAAACCTCCAGCAGTACACCTCAAAAGACGGTCTTTCCACCACCATCATCTGGGGGTACAGCAACACACAGCCTATCGCCAAAATAGAAGGCGCAAAACTCTCAGATATTTCACAAACATTGATAGACAGTATTGTTAACGCATCTGCTAATGATGCCCAAGTGGGAACAGATGTTTCTGAACAATCAATGATTTCAGCTCTGGATCTGTTCAGAAATAATTCAGCATTATCAGGTTATCAGATCACTACTTATTCTTATGACCCTTTAATTGGAGTAAAAAGTATTACCCCACCATCCGGAATCAGAGAAGTGTATACATATGATACGGCGAACAGACTTGAAAAAGTAATTGACGTTAATGGAAAAGTACTGAAAGAATACAAATACAACTACAAAAACTAA
- a CDS encoding EamA family transporter produces MKKKNVLKGVLFVGVGASIYGMLATFVKMAYHDGFTTSEVTTSQFVLGLVGLLILNFIQTITSKQKLSSPSSREVRMLLLAGTSLGCTSLFYYIAVQYINVSIAIVLLMQSVWFSVVVESIIAKKLPNARKVVSVIIVLAGTILATNLINMDIELDWHGIFWGLLAAASYTMTMFTSNTLATHLPVFRKSIIMLCGGAVVVLGFLFFAQIGPMYSDGLRSLYLNFTDNTEHIHSFNYSIFWTYGFVLALFGTIVPPILFNIGFPNAGLGLGSIVSSLELPVSVTMAFVLLGEKVLLVQWVGIILILFAIVLMNLPAKKDLKVVEVI; encoded by the coding sequence ATGAAGAAGAAAAATGTACTCAAAGGAGTTTTATTCGTAGGAGTGGGGGCAAGTATTTACGGGATGCTGGCCACATTTGTAAAAATGGCTTACCATGATGGTTTCACAACCTCTGAAGTGACTACATCACAGTTTGTATTGGGGCTTGTGGGGCTTTTAATTCTGAATTTCATCCAGACCATCACCTCAAAACAGAAACTTTCATCACCAAGTTCCAGAGAAGTGAGAATGCTGCTGCTTGCGGGAACATCTTTAGGATGCACCAGTCTGTTTTATTATATTGCAGTTCAGTACATCAATGTTTCCATAGCGATCGTGCTGCTGATGCAGTCGGTATGGTTTAGTGTGGTGGTGGAGAGTATAATTGCAAAGAAGCTGCCTAATGCAAGAAAAGTGGTTTCAGTGATCATTGTACTCGCAGGTACGATATTGGCCACAAACCTCATCAATATGGATATTGAACTGGACTGGCACGGCATATTCTGGGGGCTGCTGGCTGCTGCTTCATACACAATGACGATGTTCACATCCAATACATTGGCTACCCATCTTCCCGTATTCAGAAAAAGTATTATTATGCTTTGCGGAGGAGCGGTTGTGGTATTGGGCTTCCTGTTTTTTGCCCAGATCGGTCCTATGTATTCAGATGGACTAAGGTCACTATATTTAAATTTTACGGACAATACGGAGCATATTCATTCTTTCAATTATTCAATATTCTGGACCTACGGGTTTGTTCTGGCACTGTTTGGAACCATTGTTCCACCTATTTTATTCAATATCGGTTTCCCGAATGCCGGGCTTGGATTGGGAAGTATTGTTTCATCACTGGAGCTTCCGGTTTCAGTGACGATGGCATTTGTTCTGCTGGGTGAAAAAGTTCTGCTCGTACAGTGGGTGGGTATCATCCTGATTTTATTTGCTATTGTTCTGATGAACTTACCGGCAAAAAAAGACCTGAAAGTGGTAGAAGTTATCTAA
- the rplS gene encoding 50S ribosomal protein L19, whose translation MDLLKYVQDQYITKKDFPEFKAGDTITVYYEIKEGQKTRTQFFKGTVIQLRGTGATKTFTIRKMSGDVGVERVFPINMPALQKIEVDRRGRVRRSRIYYFRDLRGKKARIKDAAYKKK comes from the coding sequence ATGGATTTATTAAAGTACGTACAAGATCAGTACATTACTAAAAAAGATTTCCCTGAATTCAAAGCAGGAGACACAATTACTGTGTATTACGAAATTAAAGAAGGACAAAAAACAAGAACTCAGTTCTTCAAAGGTACCGTTATCCAATTAAGAGGTACTGGTGCTACAAAGACATTCACGATCAGAAAAATGAGCGGTGATGTAGGTGTAGAAAGAGTATTCCCTATCAACATGCCTGCGCTTCAGAAAATTGAAGTAGACAGAAGAGGTAGAGTTAGAAGATCTAGAATTTATTACTTCAGAGACCTTAGAGGTAAAAAAGCTAGAATCAAAGATGCTGCTTACAAGAAAAAGTAA
- a CDS encoding DUF6443 domain-containing protein has protein sequence MKKLIIPIGLLLIAHSAHAQLTQGENYIQSKTYLDYNGTTPTKTSETVQYLDGLGRPKQVVNVKASPKGRDVVTHIEYDQFGRQVLDFLPVPQAGTLNGGIVPLSLANATQPDIYGSEKIYAEKVFENSPLDRILEQKQVGTAWTNKPVKFEYGANIGNDVYKFVTTTIWENNATKSGLSFSSAYAASQLYRNAVTDEDGNKTYEYKNGEGQTILLRKMISDTEYADTYYVYNEYNQLAFVIPPKAVNQTITETLLNDLCYQYRYDGRNRLVEKKLPSKGWEYMIYDKQDRLVATRDANLEAKGQWLYTKYDQFGRVAITGIGTGGTRNAEQAIADGYNSNNVNRLETALFERQGIPVYYGNPDNTYPNSTKWVTLLSLNYYDKTPGYSFNPSVSSVFGETVLTDTPVDGKSTKGLPVLSLVKNIEDDNWTKNYTYYDTKGRAVGTYSINHLGGYTKTESKLYFAGVPQTVVTRHKRLDTDTERVITENFTYDHQNRLLEHRHKVDSNPEEILVQNSYNELSQISNKKIGGIVASSPLQSIDYKYNIRGWMAKINDPANLNGKLFGYELKYHNPVYSSIAPGRYNGNIAEIDWNMSTVNTLKRYNYTYDPLNRLTDAEYAEPSTTNPHNKNYDERLTYDLNGNIASLKRNAVPVSGTTATTVDNLTYQYTGNRLNKVTENALNDTGYEGGNNTIDYDQNGNMINMKDKGIQSIIYNYLNLPDAFTIILPDPLVVGQSSSANLSYLYRADGTKLRKNYYKQGRRGASGSTHTTDYLDGFQYSYLDGGEICLTCRTDNAFEEQAYDNVGKTFPGIGLTPQWQLDFVATAEGFYSFTENRYIYQYRDHLGNARVSFAKNSEGVLEVTDTNNYYPFGLNHIQGIFEGAKLGSYYSYKYNGKELQESGMYDYGARFYMPDLGRWGVIDPLAEKMRRHSPFNYAFNNPIMFIDPDGMEATTYTGQAAQDMVRQLQSQLPPDDHFNQFGKFLYTDNKKTNNIVIDFQNPITGSLNTAPWLSTQLKDYNFNKDNAFVLANIANHYAEEAGVNLNNLKGNSTSVGTAEYHFDAGKMVGKVFSYNGGTFDPDALMEASKQDKTVSLMIGNGKVDELYNNKYNMISALSHEGGKVSHLTLNPNSPNISALDLAKEHMKIYEHQMASPVFNKTTPQFQQLMKKNYSNDKWYYNTYKPK, from the coding sequence ATGAAAAAACTCATCATCCCCATCGGACTGCTGCTGATAGCTCATTCAGCTCATGCCCAGCTTACCCAGGGAGAAAATTATATCCAGTCCAAAACCTATCTGGACTACAATGGAACAACGCCTACCAAAACCTCAGAAACCGTTCAGTATTTGGATGGATTAGGCAGACCCAAACAGGTTGTTAATGTGAAAGCCTCCCCCAAAGGAAGAGATGTCGTTACCCATATAGAATATGATCAGTTTGGAAGACAGGTATTAGATTTTTTACCTGTTCCACAGGCAGGAACTCTGAATGGAGGAATTGTTCCATTGTCGTTAGCCAATGCTACCCAGCCCGATATTTACGGCTCTGAGAAAATCTATGCAGAAAAAGTATTCGAAAACTCACCTTTAGACAGAATTCTGGAACAGAAACAGGTGGGAACTGCATGGACTAATAAGCCTGTTAAGTTCGAATATGGAGCTAATATAGGAAATGATGTCTATAAGTTTGTCACCACCACCATTTGGGAGAATAATGCTACAAAATCCGGCCTTAGCTTTTCTTCTGCCTATGCTGCCAGTCAGTTATACAGAAACGCCGTTACAGATGAAGATGGAAATAAAACCTATGAATATAAAAATGGTGAAGGGCAGACCATTTTGCTGAGAAAAATGATCTCTGATACGGAATATGCAGATACCTATTATGTGTATAATGAATATAACCAGCTGGCATTTGTTATTCCCCCTAAGGCTGTCAATCAAACCATAACCGAAACCTTGTTGAATGATTTATGCTACCAGTACCGTTATGATGGCAGAAACCGTCTGGTAGAAAAGAAGCTCCCAAGCAAGGGCTGGGAATACATGATCTATGACAAGCAAGATCGGTTAGTCGCGACCCGGGATGCCAATTTAGAAGCAAAAGGCCAATGGCTGTATACTAAGTATGATCAGTTTGGAAGAGTGGCTATTACAGGGATTGGAACAGGAGGTACAAGAAATGCAGAACAGGCTATTGCTGACGGATATAATTCCAATAATGTAAACAGGCTGGAAACAGCTCTCTTTGAAAGACAAGGGATTCCTGTATACTATGGAAATCCTGACAATACCTACCCGAATTCTACCAAATGGGTTACCTTATTGTCTTTAAACTATTATGATAAAACCCCAGGTTATAGCTTCAATCCTTCAGTTTCTAGTGTATTCGGAGAAACGGTTCTTACAGATACTCCTGTTGATGGGAAAAGCACCAAAGGACTTCCTGTACTCAGTCTGGTGAAGAATATCGAAGATGATAACTGGACGAAGAACTACACCTATTACGATACCAAAGGCCGTGCAGTAGGAACTTATTCTATTAATCATTTGGGAGGTTATACCAAAACAGAATCCAAACTGTATTTTGCAGGGGTACCACAAACTGTTGTTACCAGACATAAAAGGCTGGATACGGACACTGAAAGAGTGATTACTGAAAACTTTACCTATGATCACCAAAATAGGCTGCTAGAACATAGACATAAGGTAGACAGTAATCCTGAAGAAATTCTGGTGCAGAATTCTTATAATGAGCTTTCACAGATCTCTAATAAAAAAATAGGAGGTATTGTAGCTTCCAGCCCACTTCAAAGCATAGATTACAAATACAATATCAGGGGTTGGATGGCCAAAATCAATGATCCGGCTAACCTGAATGGAAAACTGTTTGGGTATGAGCTAAAATACCATAATCCTGTTTATTCAAGCATTGCTCCCGGCAGGTACAATGGAAATATTGCTGAAATAGACTGGAATATGTCAACGGTTAATACTCTGAAAAGATATAATTACACCTATGACCCGCTGAACAGGTTAACGGATGCTGAATATGCAGAGCCATCAACCACCAATCCGCATAATAAGAATTATGACGAGCGTTTAACCTATGATTTAAACGGAAATATTGCTTCCTTAAAAAGAAATGCAGTTCCCGTTTCAGGTACAACAGCTACCACCGTGGATAACCTGACCTATCAATATACTGGAAACAGGCTGAATAAAGTAACTGAAAATGCATTGAATGACACAGGCTACGAAGGAGGAAACAATACAATTGATTATGACCAGAATGGAAATATGATCAATATGAAAGATAAAGGCATACAAAGTATTATTTACAATTACCTTAACCTGCCTGATGCTTTTACAATTATCTTACCCGATCCATTAGTCGTGGGACAGTCTTCAAGTGCAAACTTAAGTTATCTGTACCGTGCAGACGGAACAAAGCTCCGTAAGAATTATTACAAACAAGGCCGTAGAGGCGCCTCAGGCTCCACCCATACGACAGATTATCTGGATGGTTTTCAATACAGTTATTTAGACGGCGGAGAGATTTGCCTGACCTGTAGAACGGATAATGCTTTTGAAGAGCAGGCCTATGATAATGTAGGAAAAACATTTCCTGGTATTGGCCTGACACCCCAATGGCAGCTGGATTTTGTGGCTACCGCAGAAGGTTTTTACAGTTTCACGGAAAACCGCTATATTTACCAGTACAGAGATCACCTTGGAAATGCCAGGGTAAGCTTTGCAAAAAACAGCGAAGGCGTTCTTGAAGTAACAGATACCAATAACTACTATCCTTTTGGATTAAACCATATTCAGGGGATTTTTGAAGGGGCTAAATTGGGAAGTTATTATAGTTATAAGTACAACGGAAAAGAACTCCAGGAGTCTGGGATGTATGATTATGGTGCAAGGTTTTATATGCCGGATCTGGGTAGATGGGGAGTAATTGATCCGCTTGCTGAAAAAATGAGAAGGCACAGTCCGTTTAATTATGCGTTTAATAATCCTATCATGTTCATTGACCCAGATGGGATGGAAGCTACAACGTATACAGGACAGGCTGCACAAGATATGGTAAGACAATTACAAAGTCAATTACCTCCTGATGATCATTTTAACCAATTTGGTAAGTTTTTATACACGGATAATAAAAAGACGAATAATATTGTTATTGATTTTCAAAATCCTATTACAGGGAGTTTAAACACAGCGCCTTGGTTGTCAACACAACTAAAGGATTATAACTTTAATAAGGATAATGCGTTTGTTTTAGCTAATATTGCAAATCATTATGCTGAAGAAGCTGGTGTAAATTTAAACAACCTTAAAGGAAATAGTACCTCAGTAGGAACTGCTGAATATCACTTTGATGCTGGTAAAATGGTTGGAAAAGTATTTAGCTATAATGGAGGAACATTTGATCCGGATGCACTGATGGAAGCGAGCAAACAGGATAAAACAGTTTCATTGATGATTGGTAATGGAAAAGTAGATGAGTTATATAATAACAAATACAATATGATTTCTGCGTTAAGTCATGAAGGAGGAAAAGTTAGTCATCTAACATTGAATCCTAACAGCCCTAATATCTCTGCATTAGATTTAGCAAAAGAACACATGAAGATATATGAACACCAGATGGCATCTCCTGTTTTTAATAAGACTACGCCTCAATTTCAACAACTAATGAAAAAAAATTATTCTAATGATAAATGGTATTATAACACGTATAAACCGAAATAG